One window from the genome of Salvia miltiorrhiza cultivar Shanhuang (shh) chromosome 7, IMPLAD_Smil_shh, whole genome shotgun sequence encodes:
- the LOC130993360 gene encoding uncharacterized protein LOC130993360 produces the protein MDSFTNDEESQFFDALEHIGEEPKFRNWEYDVWINAPQSVGERRENFLREIGISIGEVEREAVDSCHDSDMSMRGDIERVMEDSGAVLRSEDEFSSSRSSVSSWDTDDLGLCRNGDGNLSGGCGFECDMGGMVENESRGDTQLMGLEWLLSSGGLDSASQLPCTVDEIWDRGNEASVNTSRTRSNLRKRLLRRLRSMTCMMSGGMKEENVGSCVFGQVQGSRIWRVRVRHCQRRLKELSALFTGQEIQAHEGPITAMKFSLDGQYLASAGEDKIVRIWQVVEDERLDTLDIPDADPSCVYFSVNHLSELGPLMVEKDKLKKSKSLRRTQDSACIVFPSKVFRIFEKPLHVFQGHRGEILDLSWSKDNCLLSSSVDKTVRLWRVGVDQCLKVFQHSDYVTCIQFNPVNDDYFISGSIDGKARIWSIGGCKVVDWIETRDIISAVSYRPDGQAGIIGSTAGTCHHFHLSDNHFQLGAQMCLTSKKKSACRRITGFQFLPQDPSKILVTSADSKVRIIDGVNVIGKYKGPRNAGSQSSASFTWDGKHIVSASDDSNVYMWNYSDQRESLSQSKPVRSFECFSSDASVAIPWPGLKSDQLNTNSLPFSSSSSLYFMDASSKGSATWPEEKLPVPSPRAVTSPISKSQYKLLKSCCESASRGSHAWGLVIVTSGWDGRIRSFHNYGLPVSL, from the exons ATGGATAGCTTCACCAACGACGAGGAATCTCAATTTTTTGACGCGCTGGAGCACATTGGTGAAGAGCCAAAATTTAGGAATTGGGAATATGATGTGTGGATTAATGCTCCACAGAGTGTCGGTGAGCGCCGTGAGAATTTTTTAAGGGAGATTGGGATCAGCATAGGTGAGGTGGAGAGAGAAGCTGTAGATAGTTGTCATGATAGTGATATGAGTATGAGGGGAGATATTGAAAGAGTTATGGAGGATAGTGGCGCTGTGCTAAGAAGTGAAGATGAATTTTCTTCTAGCCGTTCATCTGTGTCGAGTTGGGACACAGATGATCTGGGATTGTGTAGAAATGGGGATGGGAATCTTAGTGGTGGATGTGGATTTGAATGTGACATGGGTGGGATGGTGGAAAACGAGAGTCGAGGAGATACTCAATTGATGGGATTGGAGTGGCTGCTTTCATCGGGCGGATTAGATAGTGCTTCTCAATTGCCTTGCACAGTTGATGAAATCTGGGATAGGGGAAATGAGGCTAGTGTAAATACATCAAGAACACGGAGTAATTTGAGAAAGAGGTTGTTGCGTAGATTGCGTTCCATGACTTGCATGATGAGTGGGGGTATGAAAGAAGAGAATGTTGGATCTTGTGTCTTCGGCCAGGTACAGGGGTCGAGGATCTGGAGAGTTAGGGTTCGCCATTGTCAGAGAAGGTTGAAGGAGCTTTCAGCCCTCTTTACTGGGCAAGAAATTCAAGCACACGAGGGGCCGATCACAGCAATGAAATTCAGCCTTGATGGGCAATACCTTGCTAGTGCTGGTGAAGATAAGATTGTCAGAATCTGGCAGGTGGTGGAGGATGAGAGATTGGATACACTCGACATTCCAGATGCAGATCCATCGTGTGTATACTTCTCTGTCAATCATCTGTCTGAATTGGGGCCTTTAATGGTGGAAAAAGATAAACTTAAAAAATCCAAGAGCCTGAGAAGGACACAGGATTCAGCTTGTATAGTCTTCCCTTCAAAGGTCTTTCGAATTTTTGAGAAGCCGTTGCATGTTTTCCAAGGGCACAGGGGGGAGATCTTGGATCTTTCATGGTCAAAGGATAAT TGTCTACTGTCATCGTCTGTTGATAAAACTGTTCGTCTGTGGCGGGTTGGAGTTGATCAGTGCCTCAAGGTTTTCCAGCACAGTGATTATG TGACCTGCATCCAATTTAACCCTGTGAATGATGATTACTTCATCAGTGGTTCAATAGATGGGAAGGCCCGGATTTGGTCAATTGGTGGTTGTAAAGTCGTTGACTGGATTGAAACAAGGGACATTATCAGTGCTGTTTCTTACCGCCCCGATGGCCAG GCTGGTATTATTGGTTCTACTGCAGGCACCTGCCACCATTTTCACTTATCAG ATAATCACTTCCAGTTGGGAGCTCAGATGTGCTTAACAAGTAAGAAGAAGTCAGCTTGCAGAAGGATTACTGGCTTTCAG TTCTTACCGCAAGATCCAAGCAAAATATTGGTCACATCTGCTGATTCAAAAGTTAGAATTATCGATGGGGTGAATGTGATTGGGAAGTACAAAG GCCCTCGTAATGCTGGTAGCCAGAGTAGTGCTTCATTTACTTGGGATGGAAAGCATATCGTGTCAGCATCAGATGACTCCAATGTTTATATGTGGAACTACTCTGATCAGAGGGAGTCTCTATCGCAATCAAAACCTGTTAGGTCCTTCGAATGTTTCTCCTCCGATGCCTCTGTTGCCATACCATGGCCTGGCTTGAAATCGGACCAACTGAACACAAATTCATTGCCgttctcatcctcatcctctCTCTATTTCATGGACGCGAGCTCAAAGGGATCTGCGACCTGGCCAGAGGAAAAGCTTCCGGTCCCTAGCCCCCGAGCTGTGACATCACCTATTAGCAAATCTCAGTACAAACTTCTCAAGAGTTGTTGTGAGAGCGCGTCAAGGGGTTCTCATGCATGGGGTTTGGTGATCGTCACCTCAGGGTGGGATGGACGGATCAGATCGTTCCATAATTATGGTTTACCGGTGTCCCTTTAA